Proteins found in one Sphingobium sp. V4 genomic segment:
- a CDS encoding DEAD/DEAH box helicase family protein gives MSYFEVNYSKLSYPISSQDDNIDGFRDAQRGALFAVGSHFTSRSEPAIVTMPTGSGKTAVLQACAFLLRAKRVLILTPSRLVREQIAEDFTVLGVLKRVAALPKDLEPPKVMSTAHRVTDPAGWEVMRDFDVVVATVPSVSSHLDGIPKPPSDLFDLILVDEAHHSPAITWQMLLADFPDARRVLFTATPFRRDDREIKARFVYTYDLRSAYRDRVFGHIDYQPVAVTSRGSDRQRMEDVAIAQAAEIKFRADAKAGLDHLLMVRTDSRKRAKELEEIYAAETRLRLKLVYGAQSLSTVKKTLASLEAGHLDGIICVNMLGEGFDMPRLKIAAVHAPHRSLAVTLQFIGRFARTSGSKLGDATFIAPQSAIQLEAERLYTAGAVWAEIVPNLSEARIRREVEARETLDTFDFQAATIPDLSDLSLYSLTPYLHVKVFRLRDGFDITAAPDFGYDREIVFGRVSRQTSSSVFVTRRAGRVAWSADDRLIDVEFNIFIFYYDAKSKLLFVCASKRSDGLYQRVVRSMVGYDPNILPFEVLNRALKGLEGAKFFNVGMRNRQQSSTTESYRMITGPRADGAIKPGDARLYHRGHVFGTATEDGASITIGLSSASKIWSNRSLRLFELLEWCGKVARKLHDRKPAVTGSKVDLLQTGKSVSSIPAPVMVADWEDRSFYIDPPMLAYMGSSGRRQDPINDISLVVEDSDDKRVSLLLEGAELKTRINFEIGRSPLFAYYDKSQPRAEIVRARSNEDLVDLLNDNPLHFMLVNGSRLTGTTLYSAPAEGFEPFDVSLIEAIDWEADGVDVQIEFADGPALDSSIQGYLARTLKSAEHEVVYWDHGSGETADFVTFSRSSDGSTALVRFYHCKGSGGSAPGNRVGDVYEVCGQAVKGLIWCDMPRLVARLQQRFSAGTGQAQFIKGDASELAGFAAANPVTFEIIVVQPGIANAKPAQKIAEVLAAANSYLVDAGHAELRIWGSESAKKSR, from the coding sequence GTGTCCTACTTCGAAGTGAACTACTCTAAACTGTCGTATCCGATATCCAGCCAAGACGACAACATTGATGGTTTCCGTGACGCACAGCGCGGAGCATTGTTTGCGGTCGGCTCGCATTTCACCTCTAGGTCAGAGCCCGCGATTGTCACCATGCCCACGGGCTCGGGAAAAACGGCTGTGCTGCAGGCGTGCGCCTTTCTGTTAAGAGCAAAGCGGGTGTTGATACTGACGCCAAGTCGGCTCGTCCGAGAGCAGATCGCTGAGGATTTTACCGTGCTCGGCGTGCTCAAGCGGGTCGCAGCACTACCTAAGGATCTCGAGCCGCCGAAAGTAATGTCGACAGCTCATCGGGTTACGGATCCTGCTGGTTGGGAGGTCATGCGGGATTTCGATGTCGTGGTTGCCACAGTGCCGAGCGTGAGCTCTCACTTAGACGGCATACCCAAACCGCCATCCGATCTTTTCGACCTGATACTGGTAGATGAGGCGCATCACAGTCCGGCAATCACGTGGCAGATGCTTTTGGCTGACTTTCCGGATGCCCGCAGGGTCTTGTTTACTGCCACCCCGTTCAGGCGCGACGACAGGGAGATCAAGGCGCGCTTCGTCTACACCTATGACCTCCGCTCTGCATATCGAGACCGAGTATTCGGACACATCGACTATCAGCCCGTCGCGGTTACGTCGCGCGGTAGTGACCGCCAGCGCATGGAGGATGTCGCCATTGCCCAAGCAGCCGAGATCAAGTTCCGCGCTGATGCAAAGGCCGGCCTCGACCATCTTTTGATGGTACGCACGGACAGCAGAAAGCGGGCCAAGGAGCTTGAGGAAATTTATGCTGCCGAGACGAGGCTTCGGCTCAAGCTTGTCTATGGGGCACAATCGCTCAGCACAGTGAAGAAAACGCTGGCATCTCTCGAAGCAGGGCATCTCGACGGCATCATCTGCGTCAATATGCTTGGTGAGGGGTTTGATATGCCGCGACTCAAGATCGCCGCCGTTCACGCCCCTCATCGGTCGCTTGCGGTCACGCTTCAATTCATCGGTCGTTTCGCGAGGACATCGGGCAGCAAACTCGGTGACGCAACCTTCATTGCACCACAGTCAGCTATCCAGCTCGAAGCTGAACGGCTGTACACAGCAGGCGCTGTGTGGGCCGAAATTGTCCCTAACCTCAGTGAGGCAAGGATACGTCGGGAGGTCGAAGCGCGAGAGACCCTCGACACATTTGACTTCCAGGCGGCGACCATTCCGGACCTGTCCGATCTCTCGCTCTATTCGCTGACCCCATATCTACATGTGAAGGTTTTCCGACTGCGGGACGGGTTCGACATAACCGCCGCGCCCGATTTCGGTTATGATCGGGAGATCGTGTTCGGCCGCGTCAGTAGGCAGACGAGCTCCAGCGTTTTCGTAACTCGACGCGCCGGAAGGGTGGCTTGGTCTGCCGACGACCGGCTCATCGACGTCGAATTCAACATTTTCATCTTCTACTACGACGCAAAATCGAAGCTGCTTTTCGTTTGTGCTTCAAAGCGCAGCGACGGGCTCTACCAAAGGGTAGTCCGCTCGATGGTCGGTTATGACCCCAATATACTGCCCTTTGAGGTGCTGAACCGGGCTTTGAAGGGCCTTGAAGGCGCGAAATTCTTCAATGTCGGGATGCGGAATAGGCAGCAGTCCAGCACCACGGAGTCTTATCGGATGATTACCGGTCCAAGGGCTGACGGGGCGATCAAACCAGGCGACGCGCGCCTCTATCATCGTGGACACGTCTTTGGCACCGCGACAGAGGACGGTGCGTCGATCACCATCGGCTTGAGCAGCGCTTCTAAAATCTGGAGTAATCGATCGCTGCGCTTGTTTGAACTTTTGGAGTGGTGTGGGAAAGTCGCGCGCAAGCTCCATGACCGCAAGCCAGCAGTGACCGGCAGCAAAGTCGATCTGCTGCAAACAGGAAAGAGCGTCTCCTCCATTCCTGCCCCGGTGATGGTGGCCGACTGGGAGGATCGCAGCTTCTACATCGACCCGCCGATGCTCGCCTACATGGGTAGCAGTGGAAGGCGTCAAGATCCGATCAATGATATTTCACTTGTCGTCGAGGATTCGGATGACAAACGAGTGTCACTGTTGCTCGAAGGCGCAGAGTTGAAAACCCGGATCAATTTCGAGATCGGACGTTCTCCGCTGTTCGCATATTATGACAAATCCCAGCCGCGCGCTGAAATTGTCAGGGCAAGATCAAACGAGGATCTTGTCGATCTATTAAACGACAACCCCCTGCACTTCATGCTTGTGAATGGTTCCAGACTCACAGGTACAACGCTTTACTCGGCGCCTGCAGAGGGGTTCGAGCCATTTGATGTCTCACTGATTGAGGCGATCGATTGGGAGGCCGACGGCGTCGACGTGCAGATCGAATTCGCGGATGGTCCGGCGTTGGATTCGTCGATCCAAGGGTATCTGGCTAGAACGCTGAAAAGCGCGGAACACGAGGTCGTGTATTGGGATCACGGCAGCGGAGAAACGGCGGATTTCGTAACCTTCTCCCGATCTTCCGACGGCAGCACCGCCTTAGTGAGGTTCTATCATTGCAAGGGCTCAGGCGGCTCTGCACCAGGCAACCGCGTCGGCGACGTCTATGAGGTTTGTGGTCAAGCAGTGAAGGGGTTGATCTGGTGCGACATGCCGCGTCTGGTGGCGCGCCTACAGCAGCGATTTTCGGCCGGAACCGGGCAAGCGCAATTCATCAAGGGAGATGCAAGTGAACTTGCCGGCTTCGCTGCCGCAAACCCGGTGACTTTCGAAATAATCGTCGTGCAGCCTGGCATAGCCAACGCAAAGCCGGCGCAGAAAATTGCTGAGGTGCTTGCGGCTGCCAACTCATACTTGGTGGATGCCGGGCATGCAGAGTTGAGGATCTGGGGAAGCGAAAGTGCCAAGAAATCACGTTAG
- a CDS encoding DUF6088 family protein: MRGPGLDLKSAISDRMIAGGVPSIWTPQDFLDLGSRDAVDQVLHRLTRSGGVRRIARGLYDKPKLNPLTGKHTHPDPRAVIDALARRDQARMLVDGVTAANDLGLSDAVPARIVVHTDARLKPITLGNLKIDFKTTAPSRLHWAGRPAMRVVQALHWLHDAGGDTDPDVAKRLRNIFAHPHHGADIVNDLQADMLTLPLWMQNILRDTMPATASANRPKTKRA; encoded by the coding sequence ATGCGTGGACCGGGCCTCGATCTCAAAAGTGCCATATCGGACCGGATGATCGCCGGCGGCGTGCCTTCAATCTGGACGCCGCAGGACTTTCTCGATCTCGGTTCTCGCGATGCCGTCGACCAAGTGCTCCATCGACTGACCCGCAGCGGCGGCGTTCGCAGGATTGCCCGCGGCCTTTATGACAAGCCGAAACTCAACCCCCTCACAGGCAAGCACACGCACCCCGATCCCCGCGCCGTCATCGATGCACTGGCTCGCCGGGACCAGGCCCGTATGCTCGTCGATGGCGTAACCGCAGCCAACGATCTAGGACTATCCGATGCAGTCCCTGCTCGTATCGTCGTCCACACCGACGCAAGGTTGAAGCCCATCACGCTCGGCAACCTCAAGATCGATTTCAAAACCACTGCGCCAAGTCGGCTTCATTGGGCTGGACGGCCAGCGATGCGGGTCGTTCAGGCCTTGCATTGGTTGCACGACGCCGGGGGAGATACCGATCCGGATGTTGCCAAGCGTCTGCGTAACATCTTCGCCCACCCCCATCACGGCGCCGACATCGTCAACGACCTTCAGGCCGATATGCTGACGCTCCCGCTCTGGATGCAGAATATCCTGCGCGATACGATGCCGGCTACCGCGTCAGCCAACCGTCCGAAGACCAAGCGAGCATGA
- a CDS encoding nucleotidyl transferase AbiEii/AbiGii toxin family protein, translating into MTMNPAYAQFFAADPTDRRDVFIGAGQRLGTAPQNIEKDFWVCWTLDALFNGPASHGPRFLFKGGTSLSKGFGLIQRFSEDIDITVFREDIGQDASVEALEEMSGKKRQAKLDAIKAACQAFIAGDLLAQLSETLVSAVGEGMAGAKVELDQDDESAQSLLLWYPSVTAESDGYIRKAVKIESGAKSALDPHARHSVIPYLADDLPALDLTVANVTIVDAERTFWDKVVILHGLRRWFDARQVLRAGGQRVSRHYYDVHQLMIAGTGASAMANPALGRDCVAHARMFFNSRDLDLAHAEPGSFSLMPTDAMIADLRRDYGIHPAAAALS; encoded by the coding sequence ATGACGATGAATCCCGCTTATGCCCAGTTCTTCGCGGCCGACCCGACGGATCGACGTGATGTGTTTATCGGCGCCGGGCAGCGGCTCGGCACTGCGCCCCAGAATATCGAGAAGGATTTCTGGGTCTGCTGGACCCTTGATGCGTTGTTCAACGGTCCGGCGTCCCACGGCCCGCGCTTCTTGTTCAAAGGGGGCACGTCGCTGTCGAAGGGCTTCGGCCTGATCCAGCGTTTCTCCGAAGATATCGACATCACTGTGTTTCGTGAAGACATCGGCCAAGATGCAAGCGTCGAGGCGCTGGAGGAGATGTCCGGTAAGAAGCGACAGGCAAAGCTCGACGCCATCAAGGCGGCATGCCAGGCCTTCATAGCCGGAGACCTGCTCGCCCAGCTATCGGAGACGCTAGTCAGTGCAGTCGGCGAGGGCATGGCGGGCGCGAAGGTCGAACTCGATCAGGACGATGAAAGCGCCCAGAGCCTTCTCCTCTGGTATCCAAGCGTGACCGCCGAGTCCGATGGCTACATCCGCAAAGCCGTCAAAATAGAATCCGGGGCCAAATCCGCTCTCGACCCTCATGCCCGCCACAGCGTCATTCCCTATCTCGCTGACGATCTGCCCGCCCTCGATCTGACGGTTGCCAACGTGACCATCGTCGATGCGGAACGCACCTTCTGGGACAAGGTCGTCATACTCCATGGCCTGCGCCGCTGGTTCGACGCCCGGCAGGTTCTGCGTGCGGGTGGCCAGCGCGTCTCACGCCATTACTACGACGTGCACCAACTGATGATCGCCGGAACGGGCGCTTCAGCGATGGCTAACCCCGCGCTCGGCAGGGATTGCGTCGCACACGCCCGGATGTTCTTCAACAGCCGCGACCTTGATCTTGCCCATGCTGAGCCCGGCAGCTTCTCCCTGATGCCGACCGATGCGATGATCGCTGACCTTCGCCGCGACTATGGTATCCATCCGGCGGCCGCCGCCTTGTCGTGA
- a CDS encoding transposase: MGQITVMTGPERRRRWSDEKRLQILAEAFAPGASVSAVARRHDISTARIYTWRSRLRQTPALAEFAEAVVDDGEQRGGHQAGMPVIIVDLGGKGRVSISAVATPALVSAALKALR; the protein is encoded by the coding sequence ATGGGGCAGATCACGGTGATGACCGGGCCGGAACGGCGGCGGCGGTGGAGCGACGAGAAACGGCTTCAGATTCTGGCGGAAGCCTTTGCGCCAGGAGCCAGCGTCTCGGCCGTGGCGCGACGGCACGACATTTCCACAGCGCGGATCTACACATGGCGCAGCAGGCTGCGGCAGACGCCTGCCTTGGCCGAGTTCGCCGAGGCGGTGGTGGACGATGGCGAACAGCGAGGCGGGCATCAGGCCGGGATGCCGGTGATCATCGTGGATCTGGGTGGCAAGGGACGCGTGAGCATATCAGCTGTGGCCACACCTGCCTTGGTGTCGGCGGCGCTGAAGGCCTTGCGATGA
- the tnpB gene encoding IS66 family insertion sequence element accessory protein TnpB (TnpB, as the term is used for proteins encoded by IS66 family insertion elements, is considered an accessory protein, since TnpC, encoded by a neighboring gene, is a DDE family transposase.), which yields MIPAGARVWIAMGHTDMRRGMQSLAAMVQQSFSRDPFAGDLWVFRGRNGSLVKIIWHDGLGMSLYSKRLERGKFIWPSAKDGVVSLTSSQLACLLDGVDWRNPQYSWRPQSAG from the coding sequence ATGATCCCAGCAGGCGCACGGGTGTGGATCGCAATGGGCCATACCGATATGCGCCGCGGGATGCAGAGCCTCGCGGCGATGGTGCAGCAAAGTTTCTCGCGCGACCCATTTGCCGGCGATCTCTGGGTCTTTCGAGGGCGGAACGGGTCGCTGGTGAAGATAATTTGGCACGACGGCCTCGGGATGTCGCTTTATTCGAAGCGCCTGGAACGAGGGAAGTTCATTTGGCCCTCCGCGAAGGACGGAGTGGTGTCGCTGACGAGCTCACAGCTGGCCTGTTTGCTCGACGGCGTGGACTGGCGGAACCCGCAATATAGCTGGCGTCCGCAGAGCGCGGGATAA
- a CDS encoding IS66 family transposase — translation MDAAVSPLPDDIEALKALVLLSAQRADAAEQRATSAEAELANARARESATEALISHYKLQIAKLRREQYGPSAERTRRLLAQMEFELEDLEADAAEDDLAAETAAAKATTVTAFERKRPVRKPFPDHLPRERVVIPAPCSCPSCGGVRLSKLGEDVTETLEVIPRAWKVIQTVREKFSCRDCEKITQPPAPFHVVPRGWAGPSFLAMLLFEKYGQHQPLNRQAERFTREGVPLSVSTLADQVGAASFALMPIFRLIEAHVFAAERVHGDDTTVPVMAKGKTNTGRLWDYVRDDRSFGGADPPAVVFYYSRDRRGEHPQAHLASWSGILQADAYAGYFELYAPDRRPGLIVEAGCFAHARRKFFELADVEGAARKKSRGERAGPIYPIALEAVQKLDALFDIERGINGKTAAERLAVRQELSAPLMAELHDWLEAQLTKLSRNHDLTKAINYMLRRWDAFTHFLADGRVCLTNNAAERALRCVPLGRKAWLFCGSDRGGQRAAIMFSLIQSCRLNDVDPQAWLADVLARIAGHPANRLGDLLPWNWKPTALKLEP, via the coding sequence GTGGACGCCGCCGTTTCGCCCCTGCCTGACGATATCGAAGCGCTCAAGGCGCTGGTGCTGCTCAGTGCGCAACGCGCCGATGCGGCCGAACAGCGCGCGACAAGTGCCGAAGCCGAACTAGCCAATGCCCGTGCCCGGGAGAGCGCCACCGAAGCCTTGATCTCGCACTACAAGTTGCAGATCGCCAAGCTCAGGCGTGAGCAATATGGCCCCAGCGCCGAACGCACCCGCCGGCTTCTCGCGCAGATGGAGTTTGAGCTCGAAGATCTGGAGGCTGACGCCGCCGAAGATGATCTTGCCGCCGAGACCGCCGCAGCAAAGGCAACGACCGTCACAGCCTTTGAGCGCAAGAGGCCGGTCAGGAAGCCATTCCCTGACCATTTGCCACGTGAGCGCGTCGTCATCCCGGCGCCCTGTTCTTGCCCGTCCTGCGGTGGCGTGCGCCTGTCGAAGCTGGGCGAAGATGTGACCGAGACGCTGGAGGTGATCCCGCGCGCCTGGAAGGTCATCCAGACCGTGCGCGAGAAGTTCTCCTGCCGAGATTGCGAGAAGATCACGCAGCCGCCCGCGCCCTTCCATGTCGTGCCGCGTGGCTGGGCCGGCCCAAGCTTCCTCGCCATGCTGCTGTTCGAGAAGTATGGACAGCACCAGCCTCTCAACCGTCAGGCCGAGCGTTTCACCCGCGAAGGCGTGCCGCTGAGCGTCTCCACGCTCGCAGATCAGGTCGGCGCGGCTTCCTTTGCTTTGATGCCCATCTTCCGGCTGATCGAGGCCCATGTGTTTGCCGCCGAGCGCGTACATGGTGACGATACCACCGTGCCGGTCATGGCAAAGGGCAAGACCAATACTGGCCGATTATGGGACTATGTCCGGGATGACCGCTCGTTCGGCGGCGCCGATCCGCCAGCGGTGGTATTCTATTACTCGCGGGATCGGCGCGGCGAACATCCCCAGGCGCATCTCGCGTCCTGGTCCGGGATTCTGCAGGCAGACGCCTATGCGGGCTATTTCGAGCTGTACGCTCCCGATCGTCGGCCCGGCCTTATCGTGGAGGCGGGATGCTTTGCCCATGCACGTAGGAAGTTCTTCGAACTCGCCGACGTCGAGGGCGCCGCGCGCAAGAAGAGCCGTGGTGAGCGAGCCGGTCCCATCTATCCGATCGCGCTGGAGGCGGTGCAGAAGCTTGATGCCCTGTTCGACATTGAGCGAGGCATCAACGGCAAAACCGCGGCAGAGCGGCTTGCCGTTCGGCAGGAGCTGAGCGCGCCGCTGATGGCCGAGTTGCACGATTGGCTGGAGGCTCAACTCACCAAGCTCTCCCGCAACCATGATCTGACCAAGGCCATCAACTATATGCTGCGGCGCTGGGACGCATTCACCCATTTCCTCGCCGATGGAAGGGTCTGTTTGACAAACAACGCAGCGGAACGGGCGCTGCGCTGTGTGCCACTCGGGCGGAAAGCCTGGCTATTTTGTGGCTCCGATCGCGGCGGTCAGCGCGCCGCCATCATGTTCTCACTCATTCAGAGCTGTCGCCTCAACGACGTAGATCCTCAGGCGTGGCTTGCCGACGTCCTCGCCCGCATCGCCGGTCATCCAGCCAATCGGCTTGGCGATTTACTCCCCTGGAATTGGAAGCCAACAGCGTTGAAGCTGGAGCCGTGA
- a CDS encoding IS1182 family transposase yields MMGNRTVMQEALFYSFSLEDHVPQSHLLRAVDRFVDLNGIREKLRPFYSETGRPSIDPELMIRMLLIGYCLGIRSERRLCEEVHLNLAYRWFCRLGLDGAVPDHSTFSKNRRGRFRDSDLLRDLFEMTVTRCIEEGLVGGEGFAVDASLIKADANRQRGVPGEEGLPPDIVNHAAREYLEVLDAAAFGAASPVTPKYLSPADPAARWTSAHGGQAFFAYSTNYLIDLANAVIVDVEATTAIRPAEVTAQRIMIDRTQERFGIWPQRLAADTGYGDAANIAWLVHERGIEPHIPIFDHVGRRTGSFQRTEFRYDHHNDLYVCPGGKELFPRRKNYAIPPPDVDQDGFIRYRASKHDCDACALKPQCCPGQPNRKVIRSIHEGARDLARDLSKTDAYVTSRRERKKVEMLFAHLKRILKLDRLRLRGPNGAKDEFHLAATAQNLRKLAKLVPIHPKTVPA; encoded by the coding sequence ATGATGGGCAATCGGACGGTGATGCAAGAGGCGCTGTTTTACAGCTTCAGCCTGGAAGATCATGTGCCGCAAAGCCACTTATTGCGGGCAGTTGACCGCTTTGTGGACCTGAACGGTATCCGGGAGAAGCTACGACCATTCTACAGCGAGACGGGCCGCCCATCTATCGATCCCGAGCTTATGATCCGGATGCTGCTCATCGGCTATTGCCTGGGCATCCGGTCAGAACGGCGCCTCTGCGAGGAAGTGCATCTTAACCTGGCCTATCGCTGGTTCTGCCGCCTCGGTCTTGACGGAGCTGTGCCGGATCATTCGACCTTCTCCAAGAACCGCCGAGGCCGCTTCCGGGATAGCGATCTGTTGCGGGACCTGTTCGAGATGACAGTTACGCGCTGCATTGAGGAAGGGTTAGTCGGTGGCGAAGGCTTTGCCGTCGATGCCAGCCTGATAAAGGCCGACGCGAACCGCCAGCGAGGTGTGCCCGGCGAGGAAGGCTTGCCCCCGGACATCGTCAACCACGCAGCCCGGGAGTATCTGGAGGTACTCGATGCAGCAGCCTTCGGCGCGGCATCGCCCGTCACGCCCAAATATCTGTCGCCTGCCGATCCTGCAGCGCGCTGGACAAGCGCACATGGCGGGCAAGCCTTCTTCGCTTACAGCACCAATTATCTCATCGATTTGGCAAACGCCGTGATTGTTGATGTCGAAGCTACCACGGCGATCCGCCCAGCTGAGGTGACAGCGCAGCGAATTATGATCGACAGGACGCAGGAACGCTTTGGTATCTGGCCGCAGCGTCTGGCCGCCGATACCGGCTATGGCGATGCCGCCAATATTGCCTGGCTCGTCCATGAGCGCGGTATCGAACCGCACATTCCCATCTTCGATCACGTGGGTCGCCGGACTGGAAGTTTCCAACGCACCGAGTTCCGCTACGACCATCACAATGATCTCTATGTATGTCCCGGCGGCAAAGAGTTGTTCCCGCGCCGCAAGAACTATGCGATCCCACCGCCTGACGTCGATCAGGACGGGTTCATCCGCTACCGCGCCAGTAAACATGACTGCGATGCCTGCGCTCTCAAGCCGCAATGCTGCCCAGGTCAGCCCAACCGAAAAGTGATCCGATCAATCCACGAGGGCGCGCGGGATCTGGCAAGAGATCTGTCCAAAACTGATGCCTATGTCACATCCCGACGCGAGCGGAAAAAGGTTGAGATGCTGTTCGCCCACCTCAAACGCATCCTCAAACTCGATCGCTTACGTCTGCGAGGGCCAAACGGTGCAAAGGATGAGTTCCACCTGGCAGCAACCGCTCAAAACCTCCGTAAGCTGGCCAAGCTGGTCCCGATCCATCCAAAGACCGTTCCTGCCTGA
- a CDS encoding DUF6088 family protein, with product MRGPGLDLKSAITSRMVSGGVPSVWTPQDFLDLGSRDAVDQVLHRLTRNGEVRRIARGLYDKPKLNPLTGKPTNPDPRTVIDALARRDQARILVDGVTAANDLGLSDAVPARIVVHTDARLKPITLGNLKIDFKTTAPSRLHWAGRPAMRVVQALHWLHDAGGDTDPDVAKRLRNIFAHPGHGADIVNDLQTDMLALPLWMQNLLRDTMPATASANRPKTKRA from the coding sequence ATGCGCGGGCCGGGTCTCGATCTCAAAAGTGCCATAACGAGCCGGATGGTCTCCGGCGGCGTGCCTTCGGTCTGGACGCCGCAGGACTTTCTCGACCTCGGCTCTCGCGATGCCGTCGACCAAGTGCTTCATCGACTGACCCGCAACGGCGAAGTCCGCAGGATTGCCCGCGGCCTTTATGACAAGCCGAAACTCAACCCCCTCACGGGCAAGCCCACGAATCCCGATCCGCGCACTGTCATCGATGCGCTGGCTCGCCGGGACCAGGCCCGTATCCTCGTCGATGGCGTAACCGCAGCCAACGATCTAGGACTCTCCGATGCCGTCCCTGCTCGTATCGTCGTCCACACGGACGCGAGGTTGAAGCCCATCACGCTCGGCAACCTCAAGATCGATTTCAAAACCACTGCGCCAAGTCGGCTTCATTGGGCTGGGCGACCAGCGATGCGGGTCGTGCAGGCCTTGCATTGGTTGCACGACGCCGGGGGCGATACCGATCCGGATGTTGCCAAGCGTCTGCGCAACATCTTCGCCCACCCCGGTCACGGCGCCGACATCGTCAACGACCTTCAGACCGATATGCTGGCGCTCCCGCTCTGGATGCAGAATCTCCTGCGCGATACGATGCCGGCGACCGCGTCAGCCAACCGTCCGAAGACCAAGCGAGCATGA